ATTGTTCCTTGAGTAATACTGAAAATTAGGATGAGGCGATCCAATACCGGCAACAGACAGCATCGACGGCGCCGCGAGTGAACTCTTGGCGCAGCGGCGGCAAAAGGATCATTACTCCGGCTCGATAATTCTCCATTCATGCACCCCGGCGGACCACTGGTCCTGCAGCTTGACCAGCAATCGCAGCTCTGTGGTGGTGATCGGTGAGAACGTGACGGTGTTCCACCCATCGAGGAAAACGCTGGAGTCGTCTGCTGCCACGGTTTTCCAAGTCGCGCCCTGCAAATATTCAATCCGCCATTGGGCCGGCAGACGACATTCGCCGCGGCCGCTGTCATCAAACCAGTAGACCTGACAGCCGGCGATAGCCACCGGCTGCGGCCATCGATAGCAGACCCATTCTTCGCCGCCCTTGTGCGGCCAGAAATGGCACAACGGCCCCGTGTGATCGGAGGATCGTTTCGGCTCGATGCCGTCCTTAACAGCCTGCGGCCGGCTGCGGCTGCCGATGTAGGAGGCGGTGACCCCTGCGGACCGCTCCGGTCCGCCGGCGGCCGTGGGCGGCATGGCCTGCGGCAGCCATACCATCATGGAGCCCGCAGCACGGTTATCCCAGACAAAATAAGGAACCGCTTTCACCTCCACTTGCCGCAGGGCCGGCATGGGTTGATAGAGCTTGGCCTTCCATGACAGGCTGTCGGCTGAGAAACCTTTGCCTTTCAGCACGGCCATCCCATGGAACAGAGAGGGATCCCATTCGGCGGTCAGCTGACAGGTCCCGGGCAGAAAAATCGAAGAGAGCTCTGCTGCGTGATCACAGGCTTCCAGACAATAGACCAGGGGGCCCCGCTGGAGCGCCGTGTGTCCGGCATCCGCTTGGACTCGCGGATGCGCGATCATGCGGCGCACCGGCATGTCCAGGTTCAACTCCACCTCATCACCAGGCTGCCACGTCCGATCGAGCACAAAGTAGCCTTTGTCCATACGCGGAGTCACCGCCTCGCCGTTGACCTGGACCGTCGCCTCATCGCACCAGCCGGGCTTGCGCAAGCGAAGCGCAAAGGCAAACGACTTTTCCGGGGAGGGTTTGATTCGCACACGGCCGTCCCACGGATAATGGCTCAAGACCTGAATCGACAGCCGGCCCTGAGGCAGAGTCACCTGGATCCGCCCTTGCAGGTACAGGTTCACCCATAGCGAATGATCATCCTGCGCGCACACATAGCCGCCCAGAGAGGCTATGGTGCGCGCCACATTCGGCGGACAGCAGGCGCAGCCGAACCAGGGGGAACGGTGTTGGTTGCCGTCGCTTTCCAGCCGGTTGACGTAAAAAAAGTTTTTACCGTCCTGAGAAACACCGCTAAGCATGCCGTTATAAAGACAGCGTTCAACGACATCGGCATAGCGGCTGTCGCCGTACAGCAGCGCCAGCCGGTGGTTCCATTGCGCCAGCGCGATGGTGGCGCAGGTTTCCTGATAGGCGGTCAAGTTGGGCAGATCGTAATCTTCGGTAAATCCCTCATTATGACTGGAGGGTCCGATGCCGCCGGTGATGTACTGGTTGCGCTCGATGGTGTTGTGCCATACGCGTTGAATCATTTGAAGCATGGCGGCGTCATTCGTGACCGCAGCCACATCGGTGGCGC
Above is a window of bacterium DNA encoding:
- a CDS encoding glycoside hydrolase family 127 protein, with amino-acid sequence REHQTPEAEYDGSYWQDDMPLCEQRTIKGHAVRACYLLSGATDVAAVTNDAAMLQMIQRVWHNTIERNQYITGGIGPSSHNEGFTEDYDLPNLTAYQETCATIALAQWNHRLALLYGDSRYADVVERCLYNGMLSGVSQDGKNFFYVNRLESDGNQHRSPWFGCACCPPNVARTIASLGGYVCAQDDHSLWVNLYLQGRIQVTLPQGRLSIQVLSHYPWDGRVRIKPSPEKSFAFALRLRKPGWCDEATVQVNGEAVTPRMDKGYFVLDRTWQPGDEVELNLDMPVRRMIAHPRVQADAGHTALQRGPLVYCLEACDHAAELSSIFLPGTCQLTAEWDPSLFHGMAVLKGKGFSADSLSWKAKLYQPMPALRQVEVKAVPYFVWDNRAAGSMMVWLPQAMPPTAAGGPERSAGVTASYIGSRSRPQAVKDGIEPKRSSDHTGPLCHFWPHKGGEEWVCYRWPQPVAIAGCQVYWFDDSGRGECRLPAQWRIEYLQGATWKTVAADDSSVFLDGWNTVTFSPITTTELRLLVKLQDQWSAGVHEWRIIEPE